A region from the Lutra lutra chromosome 1, mLutLut1.2, whole genome shotgun sequence genome encodes:
- the LOC125087043 gene encoding zinc finger protein 77-like, which produces MDTVVFEDVAVNFTPEEWALLDRGQRRLYRDVMLETCRNLASLVDTSQDKRGASRTQRNVLQNELPSEGKTVLLARNDSCSVFGANWKFPNGGDQTQTQERRLRSRLVKRVCESSEDNRCGETRRQMTSLTVRADRPTGDKSCQCAKSREAFTDGSFPENPQRSRPGHKPSPCEECGPACSCVSSPSPHVDTGLVEKPYEPQEAGGASKRDLKSCSSKKSLECKKCGKTFTCRSSFRGHLKDHCGQRVHACDVCGKAFMYQSYLTRHMITHTGERPYECVECGKTFQKCGHFNRHMATHSTVKPYECNRCGRSFRDNTDLRIHMRTHTGERPYECQQCGKAFRYMGNLREHMPTHTGERRYECQQCGMAFKYNSGLREHMRKHTGERPYKCQHCERTFIRHYTLVVHTVRRHTEGGHLECKVCGETFRKHRPFEHHMATHDILKPYECKECGTAFRCHRDLQVHTRIHTGERPFKCELCGKAFKSPANLRAHMRTHTGERPCKCQQCGKTFSTPGNLRAHMRTHSGERP; this is translated from the exons ATG GACACAGTGGTCTTTGAGGATGTGGCTGTGAACTTCACCCCGGAAGAGTGGGCTTTGCTGGATCGTGGTCAGAGGCGGCTCTACAGGGATGTGATGCTGGAGACCTGCAGGAACCTGGCCTCCCTGG TTGATACAAGTCAGGATAAAAGGGGTGCATCAAGGACTCAGCGGAATGTTCTGCAGAATGAGCTCCCCAGTGAAGGCAAGACCGTCTTACTTGCAAGAAATGATTCGTGCTCTGTTTTTGGAGCAAACTGGAAATTTCCTAACGGTGGAGATCAAACCCAAACCCAGGAAAGGCGTTTGAG AAGTCGTTTGGTGAAGCGGGTCTGTGAAAGCAGCGAAGATAATCGATGTGGAGAAACCAGAAGGCAGATGACAAGTCTTACCGTGCGTGCGGATCGTCCTACTGGAGACAAGTCCTGTCAGTGCGCCAAGAGTAGAGAAGCCTTCACAGATGGTTCTTTCCCTGAGAATCCACAAAGATCCCGCCCTGGACACAAACCTAGTCCTTGTGAGGAATGTGGGCCGGCCTGCAGCTGTGTCTCGAGCCCCAGCCCTCACGTGGACACAGGCCTTGTAGAGAAACCTTATGAACCTCAGGAGGCTGGGGGAGCTTCGAAGAGAGACTTGAAGAGTTGCAGTAGTAAAAAATCTTTGGAGTGCAAGAAATGTGGAAAAACTTTCACTTGCAGGTCGTCCTTTCGGGGTCACCTGAAAGATCACTGTGGACAGAGAGTCCATGCGTGTGACgtgtgtgggaaagccttcatgTATCAGTCCTACCTTACACGTCACATGATTACTCACACTGGGGAAAGACCCTATGAATGTGTGGAGTGTGGGAAAACTTTCCAgaagtgtggacattttaatCGTCACATGGCCACCCATAGTACCgtgaaaccctatgaatgtaaccGTTGTGGCAGATCCTTCCGGGATAACACAGACCTACGCATCCATATGAGGACGCACACTGGGGAAAGACCCTATGAATGTCAGcagtgtgggaaggccttcagaTATATGGGGAATCTGCGGGAACATATGCCAACACACACGGGCGAGAGACGGTATGAATGTCAGCAGTGTGGGATGGCCTTCAAGTATAACTCAGGCCTACGAGAACACATGAGGAAACACACTGGAGAGAGACCCTATAAGTGTCAGCACTGTGAAAGAACCTTCATTCGTCACTACACACTCGTAGTACATACTGTCAGAAGGCACACCGAGGGTGGACATTTGGAATGTAAGGTGTGTGGTGAAACTTTCAGAAAGCATCGACCTTTTGAACATCACATGGCCACACACGATATCctgaaaccctatgaatgtaaggagTGTGGCACAGCCTTCAGGTGCCACAGAGACTTACAGGTACATACGAGGATACACACTGGGGAAAGACCCTTCAAATGTGAGCTCTGTGGAAAAGCCTTTAAGTCTCCTGCAAACCTTCGAGCACATATGAGGACACACACTGGTGAAAGGCCCTGCAAGTGTCAGCAGTGTGGGAAAACCTTCTCGACTCCTGGAAACCTGCGAGCTCATATGAGGACACACAGTGGAGAACGACCTTGA
- the LOC125108272 gene encoding uncharacterized protein LOC125108272, with the protein MRRSAPVSTARCPPEPHLQGPPSGLIGGLQAPRSDWAIIQVLRPDSTGIRSRRSTRVSHACRKSAPNPADSRRPTRLRPPSAPGIRRSLPAEPPSCGAGSGRGRTELSVVPAWARGSERLSRVLERSPGAGAITAGVMSSDGNGFILLSLVTGRRQATSSPVAWRPPYQLLSLLRAQRLGGPQGQVYMKERTTQSHREEPGSAPSWMVPWDPAP; encoded by the exons ATGCGCCGCTCAGCGCCGGTGAGCACCGCCCGCTGCCCCCCGGAGCCACACCTACAAGGACCTCCCTCAGGCCTGATTGGCGGGTTACAGGCCCCGCGCTCCGATTGGGCGATAATTCAGGTCCTGCGACCTGATAGCACGGGGATTCGGA GCCGGCGCTCCACACGTGTCTCACATGCCTGCCGGAAGTCGGCTCCCAACCCGGCCGACTCCCGCCGGCCGACCCGCCTGCGCCCTCCTTCCGCCCCCGGAATCCGACGCAGTCTCCCAGCGGAGCCTCCTTCGTGCGGCGCCGGATCGGGACGCGGCAGAACGGAGCTGTCCGTGGTCCCCGCCTGGGCGAGGGGTTCGGAGCGCCTGTCCCGCGTACTGGAGCGCAGCCCGGGAGCCGGCGCCATCACCGCAGGG GTAATGTCCTCGGATGGAAACGGATTCATTCTACTGTCACTCGTGACAGGCAGACGTCAGGCCACCTCCTCTCCAGTCGCCTGGCGACCTCCTTACCAACTCCTGTCCTTGCTGCGCGCTCAGAGACTGG GAGGGCCCCAAGGGCAGGTGTACATGAAGGAGAGGACCACCCAAAGCCACAGAGAGGAGCCTGGGAGCGCTCCCTCTTGGATGGTGCCCTGGGACCCTGCACCCTGA